One Thermodesulfobacteriota bacterium genomic region harbors:
- a CDS encoding ATPase — protein MEQGLIAIAAALAIGLPAIATAWAQSRIGAAGAGALAEKPELLGSIILLVAIPETMVLLGFVIAFWILG, from the coding sequence ATGGAACAGGGTCTGATAGCCATAGCGGCCGCGTTGGCCATAGGGCTCCCGGCGATAGCCACGGCCTGGGCGCAGAGTAGAATAGGTGCTGCGGGCGCGGGAGCGCTCGCCGAAAAACCCGAGCTCCTCGGAAGCATCATACTGCTCGTGGCAATACCCGAGACAATGGTGCTCCTGGGCTTCGTCATAGCCTTCTGGATACTCGGGTAG
- a CDS encoding V-type ATPase 116kDa subunit family protein has protein sequence MIKEMSKLQIIGPRSLLDECIRALHALSVLHIETVPVESVTEGILKRLPLEVDKVKEKDFFERAFERIKNLLFLLTVPAAAAPAEIAPEKIKEFLEELRPVEDEVRALHARKEELTEELSGIEKYEKVLRGFAPVVSRLGGLKNFDILGLTMDRTRQDVLSLLEGELEKITSGKYEIYTRPVDEATLGVVIAYPKKFAERVRYLVLGEGINEIRLPGEYEDIALIEAITRMTRRKEEIPGLVGRVEGDIASLSTRWYGVVEGLRNALQDAIDEIGVLPYCAETKFCFVIEGWAPKDMTSAMKEEFGNLFKGKVLVRELEIKAEEEEIVPVYIKNPRWLKPFEVFIRAMPTPRYRSVDPTPYIALFFPAFFGLIVGDVGYGLIILALGLYLRRRFRERETLRDFFEILSVCGITAVIFGVLFGELFGDLGETLGIMHPILFDRMRALTTFMVLSLGIGFGHVVLGLLIGIVNYMHRGMAREAVGKFSYLVLVVSSVMLIGISMKYLPEGLMTPGLVVLVVSFVVLVAVEGLIGPLELVRAIGNILSYVRIMAVGTASVVMAVAANKVAGLTGSLFVGIIAALLIHLLNLFLSILSPTIQSMRLQYVEFLSKFYEGGGRRYEPFKKR, from the coding sequence ATGATAAAGGAGATGAGCAAGCTCCAGATAATCGGCCCGAGGTCCCTCCTCGACGAATGTATCCGCGCGCTCCACGCCCTTTCGGTACTCCACATAGAGACCGTCCCGGTAGAGAGCGTCACCGAGGGGATCTTGAAGAGGCTCCCGCTCGAAGTCGATAAAGTGAAGGAAAAGGACTTTTTCGAGAGGGCGTTCGAGAGAATAAAGAACCTCCTCTTCCTCCTAACGGTCCCGGCGGCGGCAGCCCCAGCGGAGATAGCGCCGGAGAAGATAAAGGAGTTCCTCGAGGAGCTCCGTCCGGTCGAGGACGAGGTGCGGGCCCTTCACGCCAGGAAAGAAGAGCTAACCGAAGAGCTCTCCGGCATAGAGAAGTACGAGAAGGTGCTCCGGGGCTTCGCCCCGGTCGTCTCCAGGCTCGGGGGGCTCAAGAACTTCGACATACTCGGCCTTACCATGGACAGGACCCGGCAGGACGTCCTCTCGCTTCTCGAAGGAGAGCTCGAGAAGATAACCTCCGGCAAGTACGAGATATACACGAGGCCCGTTGACGAGGCCACGCTCGGGGTGGTCATCGCCTACCCGAAGAAGTTCGCCGAGCGCGTCCGCTATCTCGTGCTCGGCGAGGGCATAAACGAGATACGGCTCCCCGGCGAGTATGAGGATATAGCGCTTATCGAGGCCATAACGCGCATGACCCGCAGGAAGGAGGAGATACCCGGACTCGTCGGCCGGGTCGAGGGCGACATAGCCTCGCTCTCCACCCGGTGGTACGGCGTGGTCGAGGGACTCAGGAACGCCTTACAGGACGCCATAGACGAGATAGGGGTGCTCCCCTACTGCGCGGAGACGAAGTTCTGCTTCGTCATAGAGGGCTGGGCCCCGAAGGACATGACGTCCGCCATGAAGGAGGAGTTCGGAAACCTCTTCAAGGGGAAGGTGCTCGTAAGGGAGTTGGAGATAAAGGCCGAAGAAGAAGAGATAGTCCCGGTCTACATAAAAAACCCCCGGTGGCTGAAACCCTTCGAGGTCTTCATCAGGGCGATGCCCACGCCGAGGTACCGCTCGGTGGACCCGACCCCATACATAGCGCTCTTCTTCCCGGCCTTCTTCGGCCTTATCGTGGGGGACGTCGGGTACGGCCTTATAATCCTGGCGCTCGGCCTTTACCTGAGACGCCGTTTCAGGGAGAGGGAGACGCTGCGCGACTTCTTCGAGATACTTTCCGTCTGCGGCATAACGGCTGTTATCTTCGGCGTACTCTTCGGAGAGCTCTTCGGGGACCTCGGCGAGACCCTCGGCATCATGCACCCGATACTCTTCGACAGGATGAGGGCTTTAACCACCTTCATGGTGCTCTCGCTCGGCATAGGGTTTGGCCACGTGGTGCTCGGGCTCCTGATAGGCATCGTGAACTATATGCACAGGGGCATGGCGAGGGAGGCCGTGGGAAAGTTTTCCTATCTGGTGCTGGTCGTCTCCTCGGTAATGCTCATAGGCATTTCCATGAAGTATCTGCCCGAGGGGCTTATGACGCCGGGGCTCGTGGTGCTGGTCGTCTCCTTCGTGGTGCTCGTGGCCGTGGAGGGGCTCATAGGGCCGCTGGAGCTCGTCCGCGCCATAGGGAACATCCTGTCGTACGTGCGTATCATGGCCGTCGGCACGGCCTCGGTGGTGATGGCCGTGGCCGCCAATAAGGTCGCGGGGCTTACCGGGAGCCTCTTCGTCGGGATAATCGCGGCCTTGCTGATACACCTGCTTAACCTGTTCCTCAGCATCCTGAGCCCGACGATACAGTCGATGAGGTTGCAGTACGTGGAGTTTTTGAGTAAGTTCTATGAGGGTGGGGGGAGGCGGTATGAGCCGTTCAAGAAGAGGTAG